In the genome of Hydra vulgaris chromosome 06, alternate assembly HydraT2T_AEP, the window ACCAACACAACTGTGTTggtttttaacttatattttttgctgttttattattttattgcatgtCGTGCTAAAAAACCAAACAAGGTTGTTTTAACTAGTAATAACAAAGCTATTtggaaaaagcaaaaataacaaaatatatttaagattttttctttcaaaaatattctaAGTTGCTTAAATAAGTAAAGTTGtacaataactattaaaaagcATCCCCACAACGCTTACTCTTCAGTGGGAACTTTGCGAACAATCGATCCTCCACCATGGGATCTTCGAGGTGCATGTTTAAGTTGAAGCATAATTGCTTTGCATATTTCTGACTTAGTCGCCTctttgttatttaaaagaacagcatctaagaaataaatatttttttatatattttaaagcacaaaaaataattgaattatcGAGCGATGTTGAGCAACACATAcaacataattacttttaaaaaaatctctttatcTGATTTGCCTACAAATTACCTAATTAGGTATTTAACTAGGCCTTAGAAATATAGGAgtccaaataataataaaactaaaaatagtgTAAATAGTAATATCaacaataaatttgatattaataaaaaagattatagcTCACCAACTATTGCTCTGTAGATGTTAGATTTTATTAACCCAAACTTCGCACCTGATCCATGCATATTACATAATGCTGGTGTAGCATTTggtaaaaaactgaaatataaaaacaggTTTATTTATGAAGACAGACAAGAAAAagaccaaaaactataaatattactttcatattttaaatttaataccatttattattaaatagtattaaatttaagacttaaaacattttgacaaatacttgattatataaaaaattatgtgcTTCATTAAAACATAGTTTGGTAGTAATGCTCACAagtaatattatcaataatgtaCACTATTTGATTTTCTTGTGAAACTTATTCTCAAAAACGTCACAAGTGATGTCACTTGTTTCCAGCTCGggcaaaaatgtataaatataaaaaactattgtttctaaacaatattgtttagaaacaatagttttttatatgtatatatttctgCCCAAGCTGGAAAAAAATGACGACCCTTGAGCtaagatttttctaaaatattttaatatatattaaaatattttagaaaaatcttaGCACAAGGGTTAAATTAAGCGATCGTGAAAtgaaaaatctggaaaaatatctggtcttcaaaattttagtttatgccaAACCGTGTTCTTTGTTTTCAAGGGGCGGATCAACTTAAACCTGTTAgcgaaaaagttataaaagataaaacaataaaacttatgactacaaaagtgaTAACACTCTAGTAATTAACtacattataaaagtaacaacaccatgatagtgttattacttttataacgcacttataacttttataactcattatttgttcaaacaacattagtaaTGCCAAAAATAAcgctattatagttttattacttttacaatgAAGTGGCTagagtattattacttttgtatttgttttgttttttataacaattaatttgtctattcgctaacaaatttataataatttgctccttgaaatcaaagtacacagctttgcataaactaaaattttgaagaccagatatttttctagattttgaaaatcatgatcgcttaattcaaccctgGTAGCATAcctttgcaaaatatttttaatgtttatttttatggaCTTTCCACCAATTCGTGATAGTtgtgttttctaaaaaaataaaacataagttACACACTACGCTTAATGATGATTAGTCTATGATGACTAATCTATGAATAATTCTACTAAAATCTTTTTGGATTTGTTGCATTAagttgaatttttgtttttaccatTTCCTTTATAGCATTTATACAATAAACAGTATCTCctcatttgtaaaaatttcacaaatgaGGAGATACCGTTACATTGTAATCATTGTTAtcaataactttcaaaataaacagCTCAATCCTTATACACCGtttcttataataatataatattacattGTAAACTATAAATCAATATTACTTacaaaagaagtaaaatttgCATCATCATTTAAATCGCTATTTACCTTATGAAgttctatatatttttcatagaaTTAATATGGCAAAATTTGAAGGTTTTATCATTTGATGACATCTGTGTTTGAGTTAAGCTGCTACAACCACAAATTGTGACATCTTcaagtttgtttgaaatttgTGTTAAAAGATCAATCAcggttttttgaaatactaaaaagaATTCTAAAGATTGGCTGACTGTAACGGTGTAAAGAtgaaaaaagcaaagaaaaaaaaaaaaaaaaaaaaaaaaagaagcaaaatgtTATGATTACAAACaacaaattataatatttgtattatatataaaataaagatgttaTTCTAACAAAAGCATAAACTCGAGTTCAAGTTTAACTAAATCATTAATGAATTCAAATTActtccttaaataaaaaaatgctgctACATATACTTAGTTAAACACTGACACTAATGTTATATTcctaaacaattaaaacaatataaaacttaCTCTCATTTGTTAAGGGATAGTTATAGCCATGTCTACGTTTCACCTCTGGGTGTGTGATTTGATTTAGTTTCCGTgctaaagatattaaataaaaagaatgtaataaaatatacaaaaaaactttttgtttgatgCAGAgagttttattgatttataaaaacaaacaatttaagaagtataaaagatgatatttataacaaagataataaataaagaacaacAATACCAACAACAAAACTCaaagaaatatttgatataattgCATGTTGAGGATAATTATAATAGAGgtagttaaaattaaatgtcataaaAGAACAATCAGGagtttcaaaaactaaaaaatctataaaataaaataaaaagtttcattacTTACATGGTATTGCAATCTTCCTCATGCTTTTTAAACTTGGTGTTACACTTCTATCACAttgaattgattttttcattcctaattttttaatgctacaggatttttttaatgttgatagTTGGGGTTTAGATTTTAGAGTTAATTGTGGAGACACAACACTTGGAAATATGGGtacaacaactaaaaaaatataccaaaaccagttgcaaaattatttgtgacaactattttaaatattttaaagctaccctttattattgcaaatatagttttttaataatttaatatttaatacataatataaataatatataatataaataatatttttaataacaataaaacattgaaaagttaagtttttacatattgtttATAACATACTATTGTCTTCTTTATTAGAACTTTCTTGCAAAGATTCTTCGGAAGCACTTTTTTCCTCCTGTGTTGTTATGAACTCATAATCATGACGTGTTTGTTCATCTAgaagttaatcaaaaaaataattgtaaaaactcTGCAACTTTTAATTCAGAATTtacaaagaatttattttaattcttcatAGTCAACTTACAAATTATTTGTGGGTTTTCTTGTTTATATAGAGATTATATTAAAAGTAGTTTTCAAGAAAGTAATAAACTACCAACCTCCTACACACTTTGTTGACAAATATTTGTACTGTTTCCATTTTGTGATATCCGGCTAACTTAAAAGTTGGAAGTGTCTTACTACAGATACGCCATTGGGCcaatacaatttattattaattatccAGTTACATGGAACAACACCTTCTGTTTCAAAACCATCTTCTATCCAAACACCACGAGCATAAGACATTATTAggtaataagttttaattgctattgctaaaactaaattggttaataaaatcttaattatacaaagttatttttccattaaaaaaaagacataaaaatacGATTTTTGCAaaagtcaattttatttaaatttgaaaataattaaatttttttttaaggtcttactctttaataatttcaaaaaaggcttatcaactaatttttatagtgaaaaattagcagaaaaaaaacagattttactaaaactaaaaatactcatgtaatgcagtttaaaaaaaaaagaaaaggaaaacaaaaatatattttttaattccagTTGACATCATGAACAAGAGGAATAAACACTAGACCATGATCACCATATGGCATAACAACAACTTTACACAAAATGTCATCTCTTTCAATCAGTTTACGTGTAAGATTAAGTGATCTTTCCTTTAGAAGTGTAATATTAAAATTCTTGGAATCACAGGGTTCAAGAAAGAAACTTTCCATGCTTTTCTGTAAAtatcacatatataaatattgttgtcatttatttcttttatattagcGTAATTTCCACACTTCAGTAAAAACCAACTATCTTTATGCTTTATACTTCTTTTAGTGTACAAAGTTTTTTCAGAATATCTAGCTCCACAACTTTCCAACTCATGTGTTCGCTTGATTATTTGACTTACAGGATTTGTGGCATTACGAACAAGTTTCTTTAAGATTTGGAGGTGATTTTCAAAAGCAAATTCAGAAATTGAATCAAGTGGTAATTGATAATTTGCTACATCATCTTGGAGATGAATTAGATTATGAACattatatgtattaaatttattacaaatattttttgctgtAGAAACAAAGTATACAAGCAAATGATGAGCATATTCCAACAGAGAATTTCGATACTCATTATTTGAACTCAGCATTATTCTAATAGCTATTGAAAGACAAAGGAAATGGGTGTAgacttctttttttacaaatcttcGAAGTACAACAAGACCACTACATAAAAGAAATTCCCTGAATTCAGTTGCTTTCCCTCGTTTTAAATACTCTAAAGATCGAGGTTGACGAGCAAATTCACTAGGCATTTGATTATTTAATGATGTCATATTCTctgataaacaattaatttgCTGAATTGATATTTTACACAATCTTGGACCATCGGTCAGAAAGTTCAAAATTCGTCTCATAACACCCAAACAAACCAAATGCATATAATCTAAGACAAATCCAGTAACACAAGGGAAATTATAATCAATGAGAGGAGATTTAGCTTTTTGGTGTTTAACTTCATATTTCAATAGACTAAAATCTAGGTCATTTCTTGtaacacaattatttttgtgaaaGACAACTCGTCCATCATATGAGCCTTTAATTATGCATCGCTCACAAGAATAATATCCTGCATGAATTTTGAAACACTTAATGAATGCTATAGCAGGTGCGTCACATACAAATGCTTTAATAGAGACTGTGTAtctattgtttttgaaaagaaatcCTTCAGTCTTCAGTAGCTGGTATTCCattaaaaagtctttcaaaaatTCATTGATGGAATTAGGCTTCTTGGTGCCACAGTATActgaaacaataaaaagtttcaaaccTTTAAAATGACAAAGAATTGGCCATAATTCTAGACTTGAAGATTTGAACAATGGAAGTCCATCAATGTTTACAATTAATTCAAGATTTTGAGTTACTTCGTTAGTTATAATTATACTATCAAAAATCCTTTAAATACCAGATTCAAtacccaaataaaaaaaatctccacCACACTTAGAATATGAAGTTACAGACCTTGGCGTTTTTAACAATGTTCGCGAATCTTTTGGAAGTTCTGGATGCCCGTTTCTGCGAAGAATTGCAAGAAGTTGGTTTAAAGAATCTCGTGTACACATACTTGAAGTACTCCAAACTGCAAGTTCAGTCTGTAGGTCTACAACATCTTCATCGTTATGATCTTCTTGTAGCTCAACACTGATAACAGAATCAGACTccgaatttttcaaaaagtttgaatgaTGATCATAATTATCATCATTCAGTGATTCATTTAATTCACTCCTATCATCAGTAAAAACCTCATGCGAATTATTGAACTGAAATGAAATAGATTCATTTTCAGAAGAAGAGGACGTTATAATACTTTCCACAGCTGATTGTAAAAATGCTTTTCTTTGTCTATGCTTTTTAACTCTTTCGTTGGAATTCATGTTATTATCTCGtggtaaaaaaacttttttgccgCAACGATTTCTGggcttttaaaaacttcaacttgGTCTAAACCGAGTCGAAATTAAGTCGCACGACGTTGCGACTTAATATCGACCTAAAATCGACGTCGATAATGCGTCGAGTGCCGGCTGGGTTCTATAGTTTTGAAGAATTGgaaccatttttttaacatatttaacactttttaataaattgaaaaattgaagagagttttATATAACACTTTTTCAAGACTATGATGGTAATCGTCTCTAAAGCACAAACGGTAGAAATGTTCAATTgagaattaactttagcattggAAGCCAGAGTGGTTTAGATGTTTAATAATGGGTTAATCTGTTCAACTGGCAGGAAGAGTATGaccattagattcaagagtcaaattagagtaagatttctttgcaaGTAACTCTGCCTTATTCTggggagaagtaaaaagatcagatTCACAAATcagagattaaatgttagatttACTTTAGCTAATGACATTGTTGAAGACTTATtaaaagtctctagagcctaacATCTGATACAAGATACAAGATtgagtaaactgagaataacagtgCTTAACATCAGACGGGACCTTTTACATTAGGttcttggaataataaaaggagatttgttcttaagagagatgctcttgtaaaaaaagatgaaataaatgattCTTAAGGCGACTGCTCAAGGTGGTAAAAAATGTGGAGTAGAAtgaaaaatgtggagtagaatgaaaaatgt includes:
- the LOC136081750 gene encoding uncharacterized protein LOC136081750 codes for the protein MNSNERVKKHRQRKAFLQSAVESIITSSSSENESISFQFNNSHEVFTDDRSELNESLNDDNYDHHSNFLKNSESDSVISVELQEDHNDEDVVDLQTELAVWSTSSMCTRDSLNQLLAILRRNGHPELPKDSRTLLKTPRSVTSYSKCGGDFFYLGIESGI